Below is a window of Sus scrofa isolate TJ Tabasco breed Duroc chromosome 3, Sscrofa11.1, whole genome shotgun sequence DNA.
ctatagcttcaatttgacccctagcctgggaacttccatatgccacaggggcagccctaaaaagcaaaaaaaaaaaaaagacataaaatatcgaaaagcaacaaataacatacaagggaaccccaataaggttatcagctgatttttcagcagaagctgTGTAAGCCAGACGGGTAAGATATActtcaaccaagaatactctacctggcAAGATTTGAAGGAgatatcaaaagctttacagacaagcaaaaaccaaGAGAATTAAGCACCACCAAACCAGTTTTGCAGGAAATAACAAAGTAACTtctctaggaggaaaaaaaaaaaaaagaggccacaaCTACCAACAAGAAAGTTACGAATgagaaggctcactggtaaaggcagacatacagtaaaggtaggaaatcatccacacacacgTATGATATCAAACTATCAATcgtgaggagagtacaaatgcagggcagtggaaatgcatttgcaattaagacaCTGTcaacttaaaacacacacacatacatatatatgttcctatatcaatatatatatctatatacattcctatatcaaaacctcatggtaactgcaaaccaaaaatctataatagatacacacaaaaataaggaaaaataatcaaaacacaaCACTaaggatagtcatcaaaccataagagaacaaaggaaaggaagaaaaaagaccaacaaaaacaaatgcacaacaattaacaaaatggcattaagaacatacatatcagtaattctctcaaatgtaaatgaactaaaggctccaaccaaaagacacagactggttgaatggatacaaaaactagacccatatatatgctgcccaCAAAAGACCCACTTAGTTCTAGGGATACAGACAAACTtcaagtgagaggatggaagaagatattccatagaaacagaaatcaaaagaaaactagagtagcaatactcctatcagacaaaacagactttaaaatacagagttattacacaatgatcaaaggatccattcaacaagaagatataaccattacaaatatacatgcacccaacacAGAAGCACCTCAaaatataagacaactgctaacagccataaaaggagaaactgaaaaaaatacagtaatactGGGGGACTTTAATACTGCACTCAACAGCAATGGAcagaccatccagacagaaaatcaacaaggaaacaaaggccttaatgatgcattagaccagatggacttgcTATTTTATAGAACACcgcatcccaaagcagcagaatacagatGCTTCTCAAGTGAACACAgtacattctccaggatagatcacattctgggctacaaatcaagcctcagtaaacttaggaaaattgaaatcctatcaagcatccTTCCCAAGCACAACatgataaaactagaaatcaactataagaaaaaaaaaaaactatgaaaaacacaaacatgtggagacaaaACAATATGTTacaaaacaaccaatggatcactggagaaatcaaagacaaatcaaataacacctagagacaaatgaaaacaccatgatccaggagttcccatcttagagcagcggaaatgaatctgacgaggaaccgtgaggttgcgggttcaatccctggccttgctcagtgggttaaggatccagtgttgccatgagctgtggtgtaggtcacagacgtggctcggatctggtgttgctgtgtctgtggcataggccagcagcaagagctccgattagattgtagcttgggaacctccacatgccaaggatgcggcaataaaaagacaaaagacaaaaaaaaccaaaccaacaaacaaaaaaccacaatgatccaaaatctatgagatgcagcaaaagcagtcctaagagggaagtttagagcaatactAGCTTAcctcaggagagaagaaaaacctcaaataaacaacctaatcttacacctaaagcaaccaaagaaagaagaacaaagcctgtagtggaaggaaagaaatcatcaagatcagagccaaaaaaaatgaaataggaatgaagaaaacaatagaaaagatcagtgaaaccaaaagctggtactttgggagttcccgtcgtggcgcagtggttaacgaatccgactaggaaccacgaggttgcgggttcggtccctgcccttgctcagtgggttaatgatccggcgttgccgtgagctgtggtgtaggttgcagacgcggctcggatcccgcgttgctgtggctctggcataggccggtggctacagctccgattagacccctggcctgggaacctccatatgccgcgagtgcggcccaagaaatagcaacaacaacaacaacaacgacaaaaagacaaaaaaaaaaaaaaaaaaaaaaaaaagctggtacTTTGAAAAGCCCAACAAAAGTAAtaaacccttggagttcctgctgtggtgcaatgggatcagcagtgtctctgaagtactaggtttgatccctggcccaggaaaatgggttaaagattcagccttgctgcacctgtggcataggttgcaactggggcttagatctgatccctggcccaggaactctatatgccatggagcagccaaaaaaggaaaaaaaaaaaaaaacccaaaagctgataaacccttagccacacacgaccagaaaaaaaaagggcaaaggctcaaatccataaaattagaaatgaaaaaggagaagttgcaaccgacaacacagaaatacaaaggctcataagagactatgacaagcaactatatgccaataaaatggaaaacctcgaagaaatggacaaattcttagaaaggtacgatcttccaagactgaaccatggaggaatagaaaagatgaatggaccaatcacaagtactgaaattgaaactgtgataaaaaactaacaaaagtccaggatcagatggcttcacaggtaaattttatcaaatatttaaagacgAGTTAATacctacccttctgaaactatcccaaaaaactgcagaggaaggaacactcccaaactcattttatgaggtcaccatcacccagacaccaaaaccaaaggtaccacacacacacacacacacacacacacacacacacacacacacacacacacacaaaaggccaatatcactgatgaacatagatgcaaaaatcctcaacaaaataccagcaaactggagttcccgtcatggtgcagtggttaacgaatccgactaggtaccatgaggtcgcgggttcgatccctgcccttgctcagtgggttaacgatccggcattgccgtgagctgtggtgtaggttgcaaacgcggctcgggtcccgcgttgctgtggctctggtgtaggccggtggctacagctccgattcgacccctagcctgggaacctccatatgccaaaggagcggcccaagaaatggcaaaaagacaaaacaaacaaacaaacaaaaaaaccccagcaaactGAAGccaacaattcattaaaaggatcatatatgacaaagtgggatttatcccaggaatgcaaggattctttaatatccacaaatcaatctgtgcgatacaccacattaacaaagtgaagaataaaaactgtatgatcatctcaacagatgcagaaaaagcttccaGAAAGCTTCtggataaaaactctccagaaagtgggcacagagggaacacttcaacataataaaggccgtatatgacagaCCCAgggctaacatcattctcaagggtgaaaagctggaagaatttCCCCTGAGATCAggtacaagacaaggatatccactcttgccacctctattcaacatagttttggaagtcctagccctagcaatcagagaaggaaaagaaacaaaaagaatccagggagttcctgtcgtggcttagcagaaatgaatttgactggcatccatgaggacgcaggtttgatccctggccttgctcagtgggtaaagaatccggcattactatgaactgtggtgttaggtcacagatgaggcttggatccggagttgctgtggctgtggtgtaggccagcagctacagctccaattcgacccctaccctgggatgtggccatgggtgtggccctaaaaaaaaaaagagagagagaaagagagagagaaatctctcACATTTCCATACCCGcagcaacaaaagatcagaaagagaaattaaagaaacaatcccattcaccagagcattaaaaagaaaaaaatatctaggaatacatctttcttttttttttttttgtcttttgccttttgttgttgttgttgttgttgctatttcttgggccgctcctgcggcatatggaggttcccaggctagggctcgaatcggagctgtagccaccggcctacgccagagccacagcaacgcaggatctgagctgcgtctgggacctacaccacagctcacggcaatgccggatcgttaacccactgagcaagggcagggaccgaacccgcaacctcatggttcctagtcggattcgttaaccactgcgccacgacgggaactccaaacatatagcttttatttttttgtcttttgtcgttttagggctgcacctgcaacatatggaggttcccaggctagcggtcaaatcagacgGAGcaacagttgctggcctatataccatagccacggcaatgctggatccttaacccactgagcgaggccagggattgaacctgcaatctcatgattcctagtcagatttttttccactgagccatgatgggaactcctaggaatacATCTttctaaggaggcaaaagactgtactctgaaaactctaaaatgctgttgaaagaaatcaaagatgatacaaacagatggaaagaaataccatgttcttggattggaagaatcaatactgtaaaaatggctatactgcccaaagcaatctacaggcaatccctatcaaattaccaacggcattttttcagagaactagaacaaagaattttaaaatttgcatggtaACACAAAAGAatccaaacagccaaagcaatcctgagaaaaaaaatggagctggaggaaccaggctccctgctttcagactatagtacaaagctaccATCATCAAAGCCGTGTGGTacagacacaaaaacagaaatttagatcAGTGGAACTGGACAGAAAGCCTAGGAagaaacccatgcacctatggtcaactaatctgtgacaaaggaggcaagaatatacaatggagagaagacagtctcttccataagcgatgctgggaaaactggacggctacatgtaaaagaatgaaattaatacactttaacaccatacacaaaaatagactcaaaatggatcaaagacctaaatataagattatATACTATACAACTTCCAGAGGCAAACACAGGCCctacactctttgacataaagcacggcatatcttttcccatccaccccctagagtaatgaaaataaaaacaaaaacaaacaaaagggacctaattaaacttaaaagtttttgtacaccaaaggaaaccataaacagagcaaaacaacaacccacagaatgggaaaaaatatttgcaaatgaagcagctgacgagagattaatctccaaaatacaaacaactcatgcagctcaatatccaaaaaacaaacagtccaATCAACAAATGAGCAGAAGCTtggaatagacattcctccaaggaAGCCAGACAgacggccaaaaagcacatgaaaagatgttcaacatccctaattatcaaagaaatgcaaatcgatactatgaggtgccaccttataccagctagaatggccatcatcaaaaagtctacaaacggggagatcctgctgtggctcagtgggttaagaacccgactagtacccctgaggatgtgggttaaatcactggactcactcagtgggttaagaagccggcattgccccaagctgaagcataggtcacagatgcagctcagatctggcattgctgtggctggggcgtaggccacagcgctgattcaacctctagcctgggaaattccatatgctgcaagtatggccctaagaataaaaaaagaaagaaagcctatAAACAATATATGCTGGAGAGTGTACAGAGAAAAGGGACCATtcttacacagttggtgggaatgtaaattggtacaaccactatggagaacggtaggGATGTtctttacaaaactaaacataagagttcccattatggctcagtggaaacaaaccagactagcatccatgaggatgcaggttcaatccctggccccactcagtgggttaaggatctggccttgccgtgaactgtggtgtaggtcacagacacggcttggatctggtgctgctatggctgtggcttaggccagcaactgtgggTCCGATCTGcctcctagccggggaacttccatatgctgaatatgtggccctaaaaagacaaaacaaaacaaaaaacccacaaaaaattaaatatagaactactgtatgagccaggaattccactcctgagcatatatctggagaaaaccataattcaaaaagatacatgcacccccatgttcactgcagcgttatttatttatttattttgcttcatagGGCTGCCCtagaggtatatggaggttcccaggctaggggtccaatcagagctgtagccgttggcctacaccagcgccatagcaatgcaggatccgagccgcatgtgccacctacaccacagcttttggcaatgccagatccttaacccactgaacaaggccagggatcgaacccacaacttcaaggttcctaatcggattcgttaatctctgagccacaacgagaactcctgtagCGTTATTTatgacagccaagacatggaagcaaactttcatcaatagaggaatgggaggagttcctgttgtggtgcagaggaagcaaatgcgactggtatccataaggatgctcatttgatccctggcctcactcagtggcttaaggatctagtgttggtcacagacctggctcaggtcCCCAggtgctatggcgtaggccagcagctgcagctctgatttgacccctagcctgggagcttccatatgcttcacctgcagccctaaaaggcaaagaaaaaaaaaaaaaaaaaaaaaaagcggaatgTGGTCTATACCTAAATGGAATACTACAGACGTTCCTCTCCTCAAGAGCTGCAGGAGCGAATATTTAGGGGTGAAGAACCAGGATCACTGCAGCTTAGGAAGCGGTAGAGCAAAGGTTTAAaaagagggacagagacagagaggagagagaaaattaatttcttttctttttttaaaatatggagctccagggccagggatcaggtctgagccacaggtgcCATCTATGGctgcagcaccaccagatccttaacccactgtgctgggccgtgGATGGAACCTGTGTAcctgtgctccagagatgccattgattccactgtgccacagcacgGACTCCATAGAGTTCATTTCAATCATGGTTGAATTTTAAGTGTTGGGAGTATGGCTATCAGGGTactatttttttccagtgattCTGTATGCCTGAGATTTTCCACGATAGAAAGTTGGAAAACCACTCACGCAGATTTATGCCCTACTTCTCTCTGCAGGCTTTTAAGTCTCAACTGCTTGTAGATGCAATGGCATTTCTTAGGAAAACACGCAAGACAGCAAAATTCTACTACTAAAACACTGAAATGTGCAGAGCTCTGGATTCCACTCTAATTAGATTTTACCTGTTTAGGTCACACCCTGTTTCAGCAGCTGCAAGAAAGATAACCGATTTGATTGCTTCCAGACTGTCCTTGTGCTTCTCAATGTTTGAGAATGAGTATATTCAGGAAGGGAAAGGCTGTCTACTGGACTGTTGCTAAAACATTTTTTACCTAGAGCACTCGGCACACACAAAAACAATtccctctctttttgtcttttttgggccgtacctgtggcatatggagcttcctaggctaggggtcgaatctgagctgtagctgctggcctacgccacagccatagcaatgcaggatccaaactgtttcttcgacctccaccacagctcatggcgacaccagatccttaacccactgagtgaagccagggatcgaacccgagtcctcatggatgctagtggggttcgttaaccattgagccacgggaactccagaaacaattctcttttaaattagactttttttcccttttttctttttatggccacatctgcctGAGCAAGGGggtgactcagagctgcagctgccggcctgtgccacaaccatagcaacactggatctgagctgcatctgcaacctacaccacagcttttggcaatgccaaatccttaacccactgagcaaggccagggatcgcacccacaacctcatggatactagctaggttcttaacccactgagccacaatggaaactcctaaattagACCTTTTTTTTGAGCGTAAAAATTACTTATGTTCACAGAAGAATGTCAAAGAATGTCATGTTTCAAATGCTTTAAGGGACTACATTGCAGGTTGCTTGGTGTTGTTATTCCATGCCTTATGCTTCTTTACTGTCCTGAACCACATGCGTAATAACCAGAACAGCCTCCAACCTTTTGGGCGGTGGAAGAAAATGGCCATCTTAGCAAACAACAAcgccctgaggcccagagacttGCACCAGATCTGCTGTGGGAAATCCAGATCACGTTTCacagagtctcagtttctttatttaaaatgaaataacaacTATCCTACCTGGGATCAAAGAGGGAGAAAGGTCGACAGGGTCCAATGATATGTCAAAAGGCTTGGAAGTAAACCTAAGAGAGCACTCCGGCCAATGGGCCAATTAGAGCAGCAGTTTGTGTCCgtaataaagttttactggaacacagctgTGCTAGGTCCACATCtggtctatggctgcttttggaTTTAGGTTGAATAGTTACTACAGACCATATGGTCAGCAAACACGGAAGTATTTGCTATCTGGCCCTTTGCAAACAATGAACTGCTGACTTCGGCTCCAGGCCACTCTGAGTGTTTAACAACTTGCAAGTGTGCACTGATTACGGAGTCAAAAAGGGCCTGTGGAGAACTTACAACTGTGCATCATCAGTACATACAGAgcacctgtggctcagaaaagtaaaatgatacaTCTAAGGCCACACGCATTCAGTGAGGAATTCTGGAGCACACCAGTGCTACCACCCGACCCAAACGCAGCAGGGTAGAGAGAGACTGAGGCCATTTAGCGCCAGTCTCAAGTTCAAATGGCTGCTCTTCTAATGTGTGCAAAGGGTAGGTCAGGGTAAGCTTCATCACAACGGTTCATCTTGAGACCTATCCGTGCTCGTGGCAGCAAAATCTGGAAATGGAAAGCAAGTTTCCAGGAGTCCAAGAAGGTTCTCGGCAGGCAGCCTGTGGCAATCTAGGTTTCCTCTATCACCCCCTTCCACTGCAAGGCTAGAGCAGGGAGTGGCGGTGGCAGCGAATACTTACTGAGTATTATTGAGCACAGTCTACCGTATGTAAGATAACTTTCAAGAACTTAAATgatttcatccattcattcaaacaTCACATGGAACAGGTAGACGCCCCATTTAAAGCCACAGATGCTGAGGCTCTGAGGTTAACTAACTTGCTCAAGTCACACAGCTGTCAAGCAGAGACTCTGCTAGGTCTGTTTGGCCTGGAAACCTATGTCTTTCATGTCAGGCTACAGGCGCAGACCACAGGTGATAGGTCTGAAGAGGGCACACAAGCTGGTAAACCCGGCTGATccgggattcaaacccaggggTGCTGATGAGAGTCCAGAACTGCGTTTTCCAATCAAAGTTCCTTGCTCTCAAGAGTTCCTAGCCTGTCCCTTCTCTCCGAGGACCCTGAAGTCTCGAAAAGCTGGTGAGAGCTTTCGTCTCATGACTCCAAGGAACCCAGAGTAAAGTTCAGCCCCTCCGTGGGAGGTAGGCGGTCCTTAGCCGCCCCAGGTCGCCTACCTGGACGGTCATTACACCCACCGGGGAGCCGTAGGGAGTTTTGCACCGCTTACCTGCCTGGGAGCGGTCAGAGTCCCGTCCACGTCGAAGAGGCAGAGCGCTGGGCCGGGAGCAGCCATGACCCCAGTTTCCACGTAAACCTTACACGACTTACTGGCACCTGGCACCCGGCCCGGAACTTCCGGGTCCGGCCCCCGTGCCGCAGGGCACGCCGGGAAGAGAATTCCCCTCCCGCAGTGCCCGAGACTAGCGTCGGCTTTGCTGGCTGGACTACAGATCCCAGAATGCAGCGCGCCCCCACGCTGTCCCATTAGGGCGGAGGACACGTTCTCGGAGATTCCCGGAACGCGAGGGACTCGCTTCCAGCTGCAGGCTGCGGGGCCATGGTAAGAAGGCAATTGGTGGCAAGAAAGGGAGGGGTCGTGCTTTGGGGGTCGGAGTCAGGCCCCGGGCAGGCCTGCGGACGCCTTAGGTTCTGATTCGGAGAATCCGGAGGAGGGACCTCCGACGTGGGTTCCCCGCCGTCCTATGCCCCCTAGGTCACGTGGGCCAACTAAAATTTAGCATTCACCGTGCATTACTGCATTTAAAGGCTTTAAAACTGTTACCTTCTTCAGTATGTTACGGATACCCACTTTGATAGAGAAACCAGGGCCCAGAGAGGTGGAGTAATTTGCCCAACGATCCACAGCCGGTGACTGTAGgagccagggttggaacccaaaACTGGCTTCAAAGCTCAAAGCACCTTTCGGTGCAATATTCAAGGTGTAGAACTGTGCATCTAATAAAACCCTTGTGCTATGAGTTGAcgcctccatcccttcctcctccattCTATCCCTTCCCTCAATCCAGGCCAAGAAAACAGCGTTTACGTTCTGCCCCCAAGATGACGCTTTTAACCTAACCGAGAATTCTACAGTTATTATGATGATTAGCTAGCGGATTTGTTCCCCACTGGGACACTGATTTAGTTTCCTGCTTGAGGAAGTGTTCACACAGGCCGTGGATCCGGTATCCAGCCAGAACCGGCCCTCCTTGGGtatgtgctgaatgaatgaagcctGCGCCTACTTGAGCTGCCTGGAGGAAAGAGGTTGGGTTTGAAAGTTAGACTGCCCTACTCCCTGACTGTGTGTCTTTGGGTAAATTTCTCACCTTCTCTGGGCTTAGTTTCCTCAGTGGTAAAGTAGAAGCAGTGGTTCCTTTAGCACACAGCTTCCCTGACTATCACGTGAGGTAGAGGTAAAGCCTCTGATTTCAgctttctttccatctctggCAATCATGCTGACCTCACCAGGCTGGCAGGATCCTCTGTAGCAGATGTTTTGCATGTGGTCCTTGTGTGATTAGCTTGGCTGAGTTCCAGAGAGAAATGGTCTCCCTGTCTCCTTTCCAGGCTGCCCTGCTCCGAGCTGTGCTGTGGTCACCAAGGCAGGCTGCATGGGGAAGGCCTTTCCACAGGCTGTGGCGCTGCAGTGGGCAGGATCCTAGGAGGTGGGCGGGGAGCAGGCCTCTGCCATCCAAGAAGAACCCGCTGGGCACAGAGACTGAGAAATTTCAGATGGTGTACCGGTTTGATGCCATCAGGGTCTTCGGGTACCTCTCTCAGCTGAAGGTGGCACAGACAGCGTTGACAGTGGTGGCCCTGCCGCCTGGCATCTACTGGTACTCCCAGGGCCTCATGACCTTCAACTCCCTGTGCCTGGCAGGCGCAGTTGCCAGCTTCGCGCTGGCCATGTTGTGCTGGATGAGCCATTTCTTCCGGAGGCTGGTGGGCATCCTCTATGTGAATGAATCAGGCACGGTGCTGCGGGTGGCCCACCTGACCTTCTGGGGCCGGCGACAGGACACGTACTGCCCCGTGGCCGACGTGGTCCCCATGACAGAAAGCCACGATCGGCCTCAGGAGCTGTTTGTGCGGATCCGGCAGTACAGTGGGAAACAGACCTTCTATCTCACCCTACGCTACGGACGCATCCTGGACCGGGAGCGTTTCATGCAGGTGTTTGGGGCGCTGGACTCACTCAAGTGAAGGACTGGGAGCCAGGCCGCCTGGGTCTCCCGTAGGAAGGCTCAGGGAAGGGTGAGGCTGAAGTGGGGAAGTCAGGCAGCTGGAAACTGTCAGGACCCCAGGGACTTGTCTTCTGGAATTGAGAAATTCACAAGGTAGAAGCTAGCAACCAGGTTTAGGAAAGAGGCCCTGAGTGCAAATTCTTAACTGCACTTATGTATGACATTGACAACGGCCAGAAGTTTCTGTTAAGAGCCAGATCTTGGAGGAAGCTATGCCAGGCTCGTTCCAACAGTGCACTGCTGGGAAATCAAAGACAGAGAGGTGGGGGTGTGTCAGAAGACCTGGGTCCCTCCATTCTCAAATCCCTGTCCTGAGGCGGGTTATCAAGTCTCTCAGATTGTTCTCACATTTTGTAAAGTGGAAAAATCCTGTCTCCTGGGATGGGTGTGAAAATAAACGATATCACTTAGTGCAGAGTTGCTAGTGCTGCAAAAGGCTTCTATGCCTGTGCTGCGCCCCCTGGTGGCCCCAGATCCGAAGGGACTGGGATGAAGCCTGGAGGTGGGTCCTTGGCGCCAGCCCCTCAGGGCacagggtctggggtggggg
It encodes the following:
- the TMEM186 gene encoding transmembrane protein 186 isoform X1; translated protein: MAALLRAVLWSPRQAAWGRPFHRLWRCSGQDPRRWAGSRPLPSKKNPLGTETEKFQMVYRFDAIRVFGYLSQLKVAQTALTVVALPPGIYWYSQGLMTFNSLCLAGAVASFALAMLCWMSHFFRRLVGILYVNESGTVLRVAHLTFWGRRQDTYCPVADVVPMTESHDRPQELFVRIRQYSGKQTFYLTLRYGRILDRERFMQVFGALDSLK
- the TMEM186 gene encoding transmembrane protein 186 isoform X2 codes for the protein MVYRFDAIRVFGYLSQLKVAQTALTVVALPPGIYWYSQGLMTFNSLCLAGAVASFALAMLCWMSHFFRRLVGILYVNESGTVLRVAHLTFWGRRQDTYCPVADVVPMTESHDRPQELFVRIRQYSGKQTFYLTLRYGRILDRERFMQVFGALDSLK